The Coffea arabica cultivar ET-39 chromosome 1e, Coffea Arabica ET-39 HiFi, whole genome shotgun sequence genome has a window encoding:
- the LOC140016131 gene encoding uncharacterized protein yields MDYLKGQSEGHQDKETKVQGADQSESRTGSPTKTGAKRARREVTREQVEVMESSHKNSRTEHPEPVRRLPRGDLSPRKERQQVQDELDLLLDPEADRYIASPFVLDIEEYQLPAKFKIPNMKPYDATTDPEDHLFVFMTQMRLQTAADAVRCQTFPMFLEGRARQWFQGLPPRSINSFTQLARQFSAQFVSSRAYSKSTAHLMTIQQKPEESLREYMVRFNNESLQVRDRDDKVVMAAFINGLRKQKLYTELVERPPKSVREMLDRAHEKANAEEANRLKSAQEKLRDDKRRRGADQVRARPDQGRKIAYDRLPRSRPMGEDKSWTGLTAPRARVLAVMEQEGLSRPPRPLAGDRSRRDQGLYCAYHRDVGHDTEDCCHFKKDIEKLIKRGHLGQFVREERADQQRGRPRSERPSYFRDRPQLPRGRTPEQEIQNLAGVINTIAGGPAGGDSHAARRHNRPPPTGESSAKRLKMYEEIIYGPEDAVPLASNNHEAIVIEVITCNFKVRKVYIDNGSAIDVLYYKTFRELQLEDRQLVPVRTPLIGFAGPPVRPEGMITLQVTVGVAPRCRTIPVNFAVVKEPSSYNMILGRPTLNALRAVCSTLHLSMKFPTSAGVAEVLGDPEVARACYIATLKGKEKLVAQTICLESWEPLEKGERLETDEGLAELPVQPDRPERTVKVGAGLGELIRSSLESLLEEYAEIFAWSADDMPGIPTELAVHRLHVDPNVRPVKQKKRNFASERKEVVKSEVGKLLEAKIVKEVYFPTWLANPVLVKKEEKAWRMCVDFTDLNKACPKDCYPLPRIDQLVDSTAGYEIFCFLDAFKGYHQIALDEEDQEKTSFITEDGTYCYVTMPFGLKNAGATYQRLVNKLFRNQIGRNLEVYVDDMLVKSRTQEQFISDLREIFEILRSSRMRLNPKKCTFGVRSGKFLGYMISKEGVRANPDKIKAIMDMAPPRNIKDVQRLTGRMATLNRFLSKSAVRGSPFFKALKGGRQFEWNLECQRAFEELKIHLARLPALTSPELGETLFIYLAAGEGAVSAVLVREENKIQKPVYYVSRALQGAEVRYSAVERYVLALVHAARKLRTYFQAHPVVVMTDQPLKQILSKPESSGRMVKWAVELSEYDLGYQPRTAIKAQALADFIADGVSFGLPETEVGQVRNVQAGKDGEDAKKAHNGQAAKPLQTPKTTKATQAREAVEVLQAGDAAEVIQAIWVAEDGPSEEAAEAQQAEEAAKDRQAGEAAEVERTQGTAQVGKTKGAAKVGLAEDAVEATHPEKAVKADLSGEAAQAGKDTEAADPTWTLYVDGASSKEGCGAGLFLISPTGEELPYALRFDFRGSNNESEHEALIAGMEMARRLGARSIKVYSDSQLIVNQVGGSYEVKEGSLRKYVAKTCELKGQFEQFTLEQIPRSQNKRADALSKLASTSTGFSGQEILVEVVRSRAYEQVSAAVIQVVSSWMDPIIQYLVRGELPPSRTEARKILIKSQKYALTHGILYRKSYLQPWLRCITPEEGNYVLRELHEGICGNHVGPRVLAKKGMLAGYYWPTIFRDSAELVSRCRSCQLHAPVHHTPTQEMIPLSSPWPFFQWGIDLLGPFPRALGGCEHLVIAIDYFTKWVEAEPLNTISSRSIQKFLWKSIVCRFGIPKVLVSDNGRQFADQSLQEWCTELGIQQHFSSVGHPQANGQVENVNRTILHGLRTRLESARTSWLEELPTILWAYRTTPRTATQETPFVLTYGVEAVIPAEVGIPSGRVQHFVAQDNEEEMRLNLDLIEHRREEAAIRMAKYKGQVARYYNARVRHLSFKPGDLVLRKNSVSRAVGTGKLDPNWEGPYVVKEVGRAGYSKLARLDRSEVPRTWHNSNLRLFL; encoded by the coding sequence ATGgactacctcaaagggcagtcggaaggtcatcAGGACAAGGAGACAAAGGTTCAGGGAGCAGATCAGTCAGAGTCCCGAACTGGAAGTCCCACCAAAACTGGGGCCAAGCGGGCACGCCGGGAGGTCACGCGTGAGCAAGTCGAGGTCATGGAGTCTTCCCACAAGAACTCCCGAActgaacacccggagcccgtccggaggctcCCCAGGGGAGACCTCTCCCCCCGGAAAGAACGACAGCAGGTGCAGGACGAACTGGACCTACTTCTGGACCCGGAAGCGGACAGGTACATTGCTTCCCCCTTTGTGCTCGATATCGAGGAATACCAACTGCCTGcgaagttcaaaattccaaacatgaaacCTTACGACGCAACCACGGATCCGGAGgaccacctgttcgtgttcatgacgcagatgcgTTTACAAACCGCCGCGGATGCGGTCAGGTGCCAAACCTTCCCaatgttcctagaaggaagggcccgacagtggttccagggactcCCCCCTAGGTCGATCAATTCTTTCACTCAGCTCGCACGGCAGTTCTCAGCACAGTTCGTTTCTTCGCGAGCCTACTCTAAAAGCACCGCTCACCTCATGACTATCCAACAGAAGCCCGAGGAGTCCTTGCGCGAGTACATGGTGCGCTTCAATAATGAGTCCCTCCAAGTTCGAGATCGCGACGACAAGGTGGTCATGGCCGCCTTCATCAATGGGCTGCGCAAGCAAAAGCTGTACACCGAGCTtgtggagagacctcccaagTCAGTTCGGGAGATGCTGGACCGAGCCCATGAGAAGGCCAACGCGGAGGAGGCCAATCGCCTTAAGAGTGCACAGGAAAAATTGAGGGATGACAAGCGCAGGAGGGGCGCCGACCAGGTGAGGGCGCGGCCTGACCAGGGAAGGAAGATTGCTTATGACCGTCTCCCCAGGAGCCGCCCAATGGGAGAGGACAAGTCTTGGACTGGCCTCACGGCACCTAGAGCTCGAGTACTCGCAGTGATGGAGCAGGAGGGGCTATCCCGACCTCCTCGGCCCTTGGCCGGGGACAGAAGCAGACGGGATCAAGGTCTGTATTGCGCCTATCACCGGGATGTGGGGCACGATACGGAGGATTGCTGTCACTTCAAGAAAGATATCGAAAAGCTGATCAAACGAGGCCATCTGGGGCAATTCGTACGAGAGGAACGAGCTGACCAACAACGGGGAAGGCCCAGGTCGGAACGTCCGAGTTACTTCCGGGACCGACCTCAGTTGCCCCGTGGCCGAACTCCCGAGCAAGAAATACAGAACCTGGCAGGGGTGATTAATACTATTGCCGGGGGACCTGCTGGCGGAGATAGCCATGCAGCTCGGCGGCACAATCGCCCACCTCCCACGGGGGAGAGCTCGGCCAAGCGATTGAAGATGTATGAGGAAATAATCTATGGACCTGAGGACGCAGTCCCTTTGGCCTCTAATAATCATGAAGCCATTGTAATAGAAGTCATCACCTGTAACTTCAAGGTGAGGAAGGTGTATATAGACAACGGAAGTGCCATAGACGTGCTTTATTATAAGACCTTCAGGGAGCTGCAGCTGGAGGATAGACAGCTCGTACCGGTTCGAACTCCGTTGATCGGCTTTGCTGGTCCTCCTGTGAGGCCGGAAGGGATGATCACTCTCCAGGTCACGGTGGGGGTGGCCCCGAGGTGCCGGACGATCCCGGTAAACTTCGCGGTGGTTAAGGAGCCGTCATCCTACAACATGATCCTGGGACGTCCCACGTTGAATGCCCTCCGAGCTGTTTGCTCTACCTTGCACCTCAGCATGAAATTTCCTACTTCTGCGGGGGTGGCTGAGGTGCTGGGAGATCCAGAGGTGGCAAGGGCGTGTTATATTGCCACCCTCAAGGGTAAAGAAAAACTGGTAGCTCAGACAATTTGTCTGGAATCCTGGGAACCCCTGGAGAAGGGAGAGAGATTGGAGACAGACGAGGGATTGGCCGAGCTGCCCGTCCAGCCCGACCGACCTGAGCGCACAGTAAAGGTCGGCGCCGGCCTGGGTGAGCTGATCAGAAGTTCTTTGGAATCTCTTTTGGAGGAGTACGCTGAGATTTTTGCTTGGAGTGCTGATGACATGCCAGGAATCCCCACCGAGCTGGCAGTCCACAGGCTACATGTGGATCCTAACGTCCGACCAGTAAAGCAGAAGAAAAGGAACTTCGCTTCTGAGCGAAAGGAGGTCGTCAAGAGCGAGGTGGGAAAGTTGCTGGAGGCTAAGATTGTTAAGGAAGTCTACTTTCCGACCTGGCTGGCCAATCCGGTGCTGGTCAAGAAAGAGGAGAAAGCTTGGCGGATGTGTGTGGATTTCACTGACTTGAATAAGGCTTGCCCAAAGGACTGTTACCCACTCCCACGGATTGATCAGCTCGTGGACTCGACAGCGGGTTATGAGATCTTCTGTTTCTTGGACGCCTTTAAGGGGTACCATCAGATAGCCCTAGACGAggaggatcaagagaagactTCGTTCATCACCGAGGACGGAACATATTGTTACGTTACCATGCCGTTTGGGCTAAAGAACGCAGGTGCGACCTATCAGAGGTTGGTGAACAAGCTGTTTAGAAATCAGATCGGTCGGAACCTGGAAGTCTACGTGGATGATATGTTGGTAAAAAGTCGGACCCAAGAGCAGTTCATCTCCGACCTGAGGGAAATTTTCGAGATCCTTCGGAGCTCACGAATGCGGCTAAATCCCaaaaaatgtacttttggggtcAGGTCGGGAAAGTTCCTGGGCTACATGATTTCTAAGGAAGGGGTAAGAGCTAACCCAGATAAGATCAAGGCTATCATGGACATGGCTCCACCCCGGAATATTAAGGATGTGCAACGCCTAACGGGGAGGATGGCAACCTTGAACAGGTTCCTCTCCAAGTCGGCAGTTCGGGGGTCACCTTTCTTCAAGGCCCTGAAAGGAGGTCGGCAGTTCGAGTGGAATCTGGAATGCCAGAGGGCGTTCGAGGAGCTGAAAATCCACCTCGCTCGGTTGCCAGCCCTAACATCTCCCGAGTTGGGAGAGACCCTGTTCATCTACTTGGCTGCGGGTGAGGGAGCTGTTAGCGCGGTGCTGGTGCGAGAGGAGAACAAGATACAGAAGCCCGTATATTATGTTAGCCGCGCCCTGCAGGGGGCCGAGGTCAGGTACTCGGCAGTGGAGCGATATGTTTTGGCATTAGTACACGCAGCTCGGAAACTCAGGACGTACTTTCAAGCTCATCCCGTAGTAGTCATGACGGACCAGCCCCTGAAGCAGATCCTTTCCAAACCCGAGTCCTCGGGTCGAATGGTGAAATGGGCTGTGGAGTTGTCCGAATACGACCTGGGATATCAGCCCAGGACGGCCATCAAAGCCCAAGCCCTGGCGGACTTCATAGCGGATGGTGTTTCCTTTGGATTGCCCGAAACGGAGGTCGGTCAGGTCAGGAATGTACAGGCCGGGAAAGATGGAGAAGATGCTAAAAAGGCACATAACGGACAAGCAGCAAAGCCCTTACAGACCCCAAAGACTACCAAGGCCACTCAGGCCCGAGAAGCAGTAGAGGTCTTACAGGCCGGAGATGCTGCTGAGGTCATCCAGGCCATATGGGTAGCGGAGGATGGACCGTCCGAAGAAGCAGCTGAGGCCCAGCAGGCCGAAGAAGCTGCCAAGGACAGGCAGGCCGGAGAAGCGGCTGAGGTCGAACGGACCCAAGGAACTGCCCAGGTCGGAAAGACCAAAGGGGCAGCTAAGGTCGGGCTGGCCGAAGATGCCGTTGAGGCCACGCATCCAGAAAAAGCGGTCAAGGCAGACCTGTCTGGGGAGGCTGCCCAGGCTGGAAAGGACACAGAAGCTGCAGATCCCACCTGGACATTGTACGTGGATGGTGCATCAAGTAAGGAAGGATGTGGTGCAGGGCTCTTCTTAATTAGTCCCACTGGGGAGGAGCTGCCCTACGCCCTGAGGTTCGATTTTAGAGGCTCTAACAACGAGTCAGAGCACGAGGCTCTGATTGCGGGGATGGAGATGGCCCGAAGGTTGGGGGCCAGATCGATAAAAGTCTACAGTGATTCACAGCTGATAGTGAACCAAGTAGGGGGGAGCTATGAGGTCAAAGAAGGCTCACTAAGAAAGTACGTGGCTAAAACATGTGAACTGAAGGGTCAGTTTGAGCAGTTCACGCTCGAGCAGATTCCGCGGAGCCAGAACAAGCGAGCCGACGCCCTGTCTAAACTAGCCTCCACCTCGACTGGCTTCTCAGGTCAGGAAATACTGGTAGAGGTCGTCAGAAGTCGGGCCTATGAACAGGTAAGCGCTGCAGTCATTCAGGTAGTGAGCTCTTGGATGGATCCTATCATTCAGTATCTGGTTCGTGGGGAGCTTCCACCAAGCAGGACGGAGGCTCGCAAAATCCTCATCAAGTCACAGAAGTACGCACTCACACATGGAATTCTGTACAGGAAATCTTACTTGCAGCCCTGGTTGAGGTGCATAACGCCTGAGGAGGGCAACTACGTCTTACGCGAGCTGCATGAAGGCATCTGCGGCAACCACGTCGGCCCGAGAGTATTAGCCAAAAAAGGAATGTTGGCTGGATACTATTGGCCAACCATCTTTAGGGATTCAGCTGAGCTGGTATCCAGGTGTAGGTCTTGCCAGCTGCACGCCCCCGTACATCACACCCCCACTCAGGAAATGATTCCTCTCAGCAGCCCGTGGCCATTCTTCCAATGGGGAATTGACCTGTTAGGACCGTTTCCCCGAGCCCTCGGGGGCTGTGAGCACTTGGTAATAGCCATTGATTACTTCACCAAGTGGGTAGAGGCCGAACCCCTCAACACGATCAGCAGCAGATCGATCCAGAAGTTCCTTTGGAAGAGCATAGTCTGCCGATTTGGCATACCAAAGGTTCTTGTCTCGGACAATGGCAGACAGTTCGCTGACCAATCTCTTCAAGAGTGGTGCACGGAGCTCGGCATCCAGCAGCACTTCTCCTCAGTAGGGCATCCCCAGGCCAATGGGCAGGTCGAAAATGTCAACAGAACCATCCTGCATGGCCTGAGGACGAGGTTAGAGTCCGCCCGAACTAGTTGGCTAGAGGAGCTACCTACCATACTATGGGCTTACCGGACAACACCTCGAACAGCCACCCAGGAGACTCCATTCGTCTTGACGTATGGGGTCGAGGCGGTAATACCCGCAGAGGTCGGAATACCCTCAGGTAGGGTGCAACACTTTGTGGCTCAAGATAATGAGGAGGAGATGCGGCTTAACTTGGACCTGATCGAACACCGAAGGGAAGAGGCGGCTATACGGATGGCTAAGTACAAGGGCCAGGTCGCACGCTACTACAATGCTAGGGTAAGACACCTTTCTTTCAAGCCAGGAGACTTGGTGTTACGCAAGAACTCCGTCAGCCGAGCTGTGGGCACGGGAAAACTAGACCCAAATTGGGAAGGTCCCTACGTGGTGAAAGAAGTCGGCCGGGCAGGTTATTCCAAGCTGGCTCGCCTGGATAGAAGCGAAGTCCCGCGTACCTGGCACAACTCAAACCTGAGACTTTTTCTTTAG